A portion of the Burkholderiales bacterium genome contains these proteins:
- the rfbD gene encoding dTDP-4-dehydrorhamnose reductase, whose product MSTSAILVTGAAGQLGAELVHALAPFGTVTGTDRATLDLAQPAAIVAAVRALRPALIVNAGAYTAVDRAESESALADAVNGVAPGVLAEEAKRAGAVLIHYSTDYVFDGEAREPYVEDDPVRPASAYGRSKLAGERAVAESGAAAIVLRTSWVYGRRGRNFLLTIERLADEGRELRVVDDQIGVPNWSRELARATARIVGGGLAALAARRGLYHLSGRGRTTWYGFAKAILADRAAVRIAPITTAEYPTPALRPAMSVLDPSRFERTFGFSLPEWSASLRECLTAPAAPGGDDVGR is encoded by the coding sequence GTGAGCACGAGCGCGATCCTCGTCACCGGCGCGGCCGGTCAGCTCGGGGCGGAACTGGTCCACGCGCTCGCGCCGTTCGGGACGGTGACCGGAACCGACCGCGCGACGCTCGACCTCGCGCAGCCCGCGGCGATCGTCGCGGCGGTGCGCGCGCTGCGCCCCGCGCTGATCGTCAACGCCGGCGCGTACACCGCGGTCGATCGCGCGGAGTCGGAGAGCGCGCTCGCCGATGCGGTCAACGGCGTCGCGCCCGGCGTGCTGGCCGAGGAGGCGAAACGGGCCGGCGCGGTGCTGATCCACTACTCGACCGACTACGTGTTCGACGGCGAGGCCCGCGAACCCTATGTCGAGGACGATCCGGTGCGCCCCGCCTCCGCCTACGGTCGCTCGAAGCTCGCGGGCGAGCGTGCGGTGGCGGAAAGCGGCGCGGCCGCGATCGTGCTGCGCACGAGCTGGGTGTACGGCAGGCGCGGCCGCAACTTCCTGCTGACGATCGAGCGCCTCGCCGACGAAGGCCGCGAACTGCGCGTCGTCGATGATCAGATCGGCGTTCCGAACTGGAGCCGCGAACTCGCGCGCGCGACCGCGCGGATCGTCGGCGGCGGTCTCGCGGCGCTCGCGGCGCGCCGCGGTCTCTACCATTTGTCCGGGCGCGGCCGGACGACCTGGTACGGCTTCGCGAAGGCGATCCTCGCCGATCGCGCGGCGGTTCGCATCGCGCCGATCACGACCGCGGAGTATCCGACTCCCGCGCTACGCCCGGCGATGAGCGTCCTCGACCCGTCGCGCTTCGAGCGCACGTTCGGCTTTTCGCTGCCGGAATGGTCAGCCTCCCTCCGCGAGTGTCTGACAGCGCCGGCGGCCCCGGGCGGCGATGATGTCGGCCGATGA
- a CDS encoding pilus assembly protein PilM produces MLSENFSGVLDVFKTKAPTLIGVDVASTSIKLVELSEAGKGSYRLDRYAIEPLAKDTVQDGNIANLDQVSDALKRAWKRLGSRNRNIALALPAAMVITKKIIVPSGQKEEELELTVEAEANQYIPFALDEVNLDFQILGPAPNNPDEVEVLIAASRKEKVEDRVAIAEAAGLKPRVMDVESYATQEAFRLITPSLPANGRDQNIAFVDIGAHITHFYVLRNGQFLFSRDQAFGGNQLTHDIQRAFNLSPEEAESAKKNQGLPENYDNDVLQPFMETLALELTRALQFFFTSTSYNQVDQIVLAGGCAQLPGLDELVAKRAGVATVIANPFASMQVSDRIRPRQLAADAPMLIVATGLAMRSFE; encoded by the coding sequence ATGCTTTCCGAAAATTTCTCAGGGGTCCTCGACGTCTTCAAGACCAAGGCGCCGACGCTGATCGGCGTCGATGTCGCCTCGACCTCGATCAAACTCGTCGAACTGTCCGAGGCCGGCAAGGGCAGCTACCGGCTCGACCGCTATGCCATCGAGCCGCTCGCCAAGGATACGGTCCAGGACGGCAACATCGCTAATCTGGACCAAGTCAGCGACGCGCTCAAGCGCGCGTGGAAGCGTCTGGGCAGCCGGAACCGGAACATCGCCCTCGCGCTGCCCGCCGCGATGGTGATCACCAAGAAGATCATCGTGCCCTCCGGCCAGAAGGAGGAGGAGCTCGAACTGACGGTCGAGGCCGAGGCGAACCAGTACATCCCGTTCGCCCTGGACGAGGTCAATCTCGACTTCCAGATCCTGGGACCCGCGCCGAACAATCCCGACGAGGTCGAGGTGCTGATCGCCGCGTCCCGGAAGGAGAAGGTCGAGGACCGCGTCGCCATCGCGGAAGCGGCGGGCCTCAAGCCGCGCGTGATGGACGTCGAATCGTACGCGACGCAGGAGGCGTTCCGGCTCATCACGCCGTCGCTCCCGGCCAACGGCCGCGACCAGAACATCGCCTTCGTCGACATCGGCGCGCACATCACCCATTTCTACGTGCTGCGGAACGGGCAGTTCCTGTTCTCCCGCGACCAGGCCTTCGGCGGCAATCAGTTGACCCACGACATCCAGCGTGCGTTCAACCTGTCGCCCGAGGAGGCCGAGTCGGCGAAGAAGAACCAGGGGCTTCCGGAGAACTACGACAACGACGTGCTGCAGCCGTTCATGGAGACCCTCGCGCTCGAGCTCACGCGCGCGCTGCAGTTCTTCTTCACGTCGACCTCGTACAACCAGGTCGACCAGATCGTGCTCGCCGGAGGCTGCGCGCAGCTCCCCGGGCTCGACGAACTCGTCGCGAAGCGTGCGGGCGTGGCGACCGTCATCGCCAACCCGTTCGCCTCGATGCAGGTGAGCGACCGGATCCGGCCGCGCCAGCTCGCGGCCGACGCTCCGATGCTGATCGTGGCGACCGGGCTCGCGATGAGGAGTTTCGAGTGA
- a CDS encoding penicillin-binding protein 1A yields the protein MLKRWLLYTGSVLLGLAVVGALLGVFVLALLYPTLPSLETLTDYQPKVPLRVVSAEGELLGEFGEERRAVVRIAEVPDLMKHAILAAEDERFYQHGGVDFVSVMRAALSNVFTGTQQGAGTITMQVARNFFLTREKTLSRKLREVLLAWKIEGSLSKDDILELYVNQIFLGQRAYGFAAAAQIYFGKPLKDLTPAEAATLAGLPKAPSAYNPVSNPRRAKIRQQYVLRRMHDLRYLSDAQYEEARNAPLVTRPGVKATAAPLRAEFVAEMARQVVYEAYGDEAYTRGITVWTTIRASDQEAAVAAVRKGVVDYDRRHGYRGPEAYVNLPDDPAGAELAQERAFQEAPDSDNLFAAVVTSTTPSEVRAILSNGDLVQVEGEGLKFAARAISDKTPANQRIRRGAVIRVSRDDKGRWAITQMPQVEAAFLALRPSDGEITALVGGFDFERNKFNHVTQAQRQPGSAFKPFIYSAALEKGFTPATVINDAPFFVPAEKTGAEDWEPKNYDGKFEGPMRLRLALAKSKNLVMIRVLQAIGPQYAQDYIARFGFDPKLHPAYLTMGLGAGTVTPVQMGGAYAVFANGGFRITPYLIAKITDAKGSLLSEAEPVRAGDNAEQAIDPRNAFVMTTLLKDVVAFGTATRAQSLGRKDIAGKTGTTNENVDAWFCGFTSALVGIAWIGFDQPRSLGANETGSVAALPIWISFMQRALKGLPEEPLEPPPGVVQVRINDETGLRDDASKTSDWFFAESLPRGREDSLTPAPGGKAAQDVRNQLF from the coding sequence GTGCTAAAGCGCTGGCTCCTCTATACCGGGTCCGTCCTGCTTGGACTGGCCGTCGTCGGCGCCCTCCTGGGCGTCTTCGTGCTGGCATTGCTTTATCCGACCCTTCCGTCGCTGGAGACGCTCACCGATTACCAGCCCAAAGTCCCGCTTCGCGTCGTTTCCGCGGAAGGCGAGCTCCTGGGGGAATTCGGCGAGGAGCGCCGGGCGGTCGTCAGGATCGCCGAGGTGCCCGACCTGATGAAGCACGCGATCCTGGCCGCCGAGGACGAGCGGTTCTACCAGCATGGCGGCGTCGATTTCGTTTCGGTGATGCGGGCGGCCCTGTCCAACGTGTTCACGGGCACCCAGCAGGGCGCCGGGACCATCACGATGCAGGTCGCGCGCAACTTCTTCCTCACGCGCGAGAAGACGCTGAGCCGGAAGCTCCGCGAAGTCCTGCTCGCCTGGAAGATAGAAGGCAGTCTGTCCAAGGACGACATCCTCGAGCTCTACGTCAACCAGATCTTCCTGGGCCAGCGGGCCTACGGCTTCGCGGCCGCGGCCCAGATCTACTTCGGCAAGCCGCTGAAGGACCTGACGCCCGCCGAGGCGGCCACGCTGGCCGGCCTGCCGAAGGCGCCTTCGGCCTACAACCCGGTCTCCAACCCCAGGCGGGCCAAGATCCGGCAGCAGTACGTGTTGCGGCGCATGCACGACCTCCGCTACCTCTCGGACGCACAGTACGAGGAAGCACGAAACGCGCCACTGGTCACCCGGCCGGGGGTCAAGGCGACGGCGGCTCCGCTGCGCGCCGAGTTCGTCGCCGAGATGGCCCGGCAGGTCGTCTATGAGGCCTACGGCGACGAGGCCTACACCCGTGGCATCACCGTATGGACGACGATCCGCGCGTCCGACCAGGAAGCGGCCGTGGCCGCGGTCCGCAAGGGCGTGGTCGACTACGACCGGCGGCACGGATACCGGGGGCCGGAAGCCTACGTGAACTTGCCGGACGACCCGGCGGGCGCCGAGCTGGCGCAGGAACGAGCGTTCCAGGAGGCGCCCGACAGCGACAACCTGTTCGCGGCCGTCGTCACGTCTACGACCCCGTCGGAGGTCCGCGCGATCCTGTCGAACGGGGACCTGGTCCAGGTCGAGGGCGAGGGGCTCAAGTTCGCGGCCCGGGCGATCTCCGACAAGACCCCGGCCAACCAGCGCATCCGGCGGGGCGCGGTCATCCGGGTGTCCCGCGACGACAAGGGCCGGTGGGCGATCACGCAGATGCCGCAGGTGGAGGCGGCGTTCCTCGCGCTGCGGCCCTCGGACGGCGAGATCACGGCGCTGGTCGGCGGATTCGACTTCGAGCGCAACAAGTTCAACCACGTGACGCAAGCGCAGCGCCAGCCCGGATCGGCGTTCAAGCCGTTCATCTATTCGGCCGCGCTCGAGAAGGGCTTCACCCCCGCGACCGTCATCAACGACGCCCCGTTCTTCGTGCCGGCGGAGAAGACCGGCGCCGAGGACTGGGAACCCAAGAACTACGACGGCAAGTTCGAAGGCCCGATGCGGCTGCGCCTCGCGCTCGCCAAGTCGAAGAATCTCGTGATGATCCGCGTGCTGCAGGCGATCGGTCCCCAGTACGCGCAGGACTACATCGCGAGGTTCGGCTTCGACCCCAAGCTGCACCCGGCCTATCTGACGATGGGGCTCGGCGCCGGCACGGTGACACCGGTCCAGATGGGCGGCGCGTACGCGGTGTTCGCGAACGGCGGCTTCCGCATCACGCCCTACCTGATCGCGAAGATCACCGACGCGAAAGGCAGCCTGTTGTCGGAAGCCGAGCCGGTGCGCGCGGGCGACAACGCCGAACAGGCGATCGATCCGCGCAACGCGTTCGTGATGACCACGCTCCTCAAGGACGTCGTCGCCTTCGGCACCGCGACGCGCGCGCAGTCGCTCGGCCGCAAGGACATCGCCGGCAAGACCGGCACGACCAACGAGAACGTCGACGCGTGGTTCTGCGGCTTCACGAGCGCGCTGGTCGGCATCGCGTGGATCGGGTTCGACCAGCCGCGCTCGCTCGGCGCCAACGAAACCGGATCGGTGGCGGCACTGCCGATCTGGATCAGCTTCATGCAGCGCGCGTTGAAGGGGCTCCCCGAGGAGCCGCTGGAACCTCCTCCGGGAGTGGTCCAGGTCCGCATCAACGACGAGACCGGGCTGCGCGACGACGCGAGCAAGACGTCGGACTGGTTCTTCGCCGAGTCGTTGCCGCGTGGACGCGAGGACTCGCTGACGCCGGCGCCCGGCGGGAAGGCCGCGCAGGACGTGCGCAACCAGCTCTTCTGA
- the rfbC gene encoding dTDP-4-dehydrorhamnose 3,5-epimerase, which yields MHVVPTSIPDVKLVEPRVFGDARGFFFESWNARALAEAGIAASFVQDNHSRSARSVLRGLHYQVQHAQGKLVRVVAGEVFDVAVDLRRSSPTFGRHVAVRLSADDKRMLWVPPGFAHGFCVVSESADFLYKTTDYWHPEHERTLLWSDPALGIDWPLDGPPTIAARDAAGAPLAAAATYA from the coding sequence ATGCACGTCGTTCCGACGTCGATCCCCGACGTGAAGCTCGTCGAGCCGCGCGTGTTCGGCGACGCGCGGGGCTTCTTCTTCGAGAGCTGGAACGCGCGCGCGCTCGCCGAGGCCGGCATCGCGGCGTCGTTCGTGCAGGACAACCACTCGCGCTCGGCGCGCAGCGTGCTGCGCGGGCTGCACTACCAGGTGCAGCACGCGCAGGGCAAGCTCGTGCGCGTGGTCGCAGGCGAGGTGTTCGACGTCGCGGTGGACCTCCGTCGCAGCTCGCCGACGTTCGGGCGGCACGTCGCGGTGCGATTGTCGGCCGACGACAAGCGGATGCTCTGGGTGCCGCCGGGGTTCGCGCACGGCTTCTGCGTGGTCTCGGAGTCCGCCGACTTCCTCTACAAGACCACCGACTACTGGCATCCGGAGCACGAGCGCACGCTGCTGTGGAGCGATCCCGCGCTCGGGATCGACTGGCCGCTCGACGGCCCCCCGACGATCGCCGCCCGCGACGCCGCGGGCGCGCCGCTCGCGGCCGCCGCGACCTACGCGTGA
- a CDS encoding MOSC domain-containing protein, with protein MDAAVRALAVYPLKGAAGLPVDAAEVRVTGLATDGVADRAWMAVDPSGVFVTQREHPRFALVRTAIDAGRVVLSAPGVASITLEADEQQPSRPVRVWQSQVRGFDAGDGAAAWLSDRLGTPVRVVRFDAAHPRPCNPAYAGDSGAEVRFADGYPVLVIGQASLDHLNAKLAARGVAPLPMNRFRPSLVLDGLEPHDEDHLESIAIGDVVLRPVKPCTRCQVTTVDQSTGRAGDEPLVTLSTYRRDERFDGITFGMNAIVTAGAGATIAVGDRAACTLRF; from the coding sequence ATGGACGCGGCCGTTCGCGCGCTCGCGGTCTACCCGCTGAAGGGCGCCGCCGGCCTTCCTGTCGACGCGGCGGAAGTGCGCGTCACCGGCCTTGCAACCGACGGGGTCGCCGACCGCGCGTGGATGGCGGTCGATCCGTCGGGTGTGTTCGTCACGCAGCGCGAACACCCGAGGTTCGCGCTGGTCCGCACCGCGATCGACGCGGGTCGCGTCGTGCTCTCCGCCCCGGGCGTGGCCTCGATCACGCTCGAGGCCGACGAGCAGCAACCCTCGCGCCCGGTCCGCGTCTGGCAATCACAGGTCCGCGGCTTCGACGCGGGCGACGGCGCCGCGGCGTGGCTCTCCGATCGCCTCGGGACTCCGGTGCGCGTCGTGCGCTTCGACGCCGCGCATCCGCGGCCGTGCAATCCCGCGTACGCGGGCGACTCCGGCGCCGAGGTGCGCTTCGCCGACGGCTATCCGGTGCTGGTGATCGGACAGGCCTCGCTCGACCACCTGAACGCGAAGCTCGCCGCGCGCGGGGTCGCCCCGCTCCCGATGAACCGGTTCCGGCCGAGCCTCGTGCTCGACGGCCTCGAGCCGCACGACGAGGACCACCTCGAGTCGATCGCGATCGGCGACGTGGTGCTGCGACCGGTCAAGCCGTGCACGCGTTGCCAGGTCACCACGGTCGACCAGTCGACCGGTCGCGCCGGCGACGAGCCGCTCGTCACGCTCTCGACCTATCGCCGCGACGAACGATTCGACGGCATCACCTTCGGCATGAACGCGATCGTGACCGCGGGCGCGGGCGCGACGATCGCGGTCGGCGATCGCGCGGCCTGCACGTTGCGCTTCTGA
- the hemB gene encoding porphobilinogen synthase produces MTHARYPDTRMRRMRRDDFSRRMMREHSLSPADFILPVFVLDGQGREEPVASLPGVSRKSIDRLAHDAQACLELGVPAIALFPVIDPSLKSADASQAWRSDDLVPRAVRALKVGFPSLGVITDVALDPYTSHGQDGLIDASGYVMNDETVEALVKQALCHAEAGADFVAPSDMMDGRVGALRRALDAAGRQRTRILAYSAKYASSFYGPFRDAVGSASNLAGGDKYTYQMDPANGDEALREVALDIDEGADMVMVKPGLPYLDIVRRVKERFGMPTAVYQVSGEYAMLKAAAERGWLDERACVLEALTSMKRAGADAILTYFALDAARWLAAPGR; encoded by the coding sequence ATGACCCACGCCCGCTATCCCGACACGCGCATGCGCCGCATGCGTCGAGACGACTTCTCGCGCCGGATGATGCGTGAGCACTCGCTCTCTCCCGCGGACTTCATCCTCCCGGTGTTCGTGCTCGACGGGCAGGGCCGCGAGGAGCCGGTCGCATCGCTCCCCGGCGTCAGTCGCAAGAGCATCGACCGCCTCGCGCACGATGCACAGGCCTGCCTCGAACTCGGCGTGCCGGCGATCGCGCTGTTTCCGGTGATCGATCCTTCGCTCAAGTCCGCCGACGCGTCGCAGGCCTGGCGCTCCGACGACCTGGTGCCGCGGGCGGTGCGCGCGCTCAAGGTCGGCTTTCCGTCGCTCGGCGTCATCACCGACGTCGCGCTCGATCCCTACACGAGCCACGGTCAGGACGGCCTCATCGACGCGTCGGGCTACGTGATGAACGACGAGACGGTCGAGGCGCTGGTGAAGCAGGCGCTCTGCCACGCCGAGGCCGGAGCCGACTTCGTCGCGCCGTCCGACATGATGGACGGCCGCGTCGGCGCACTGCGCCGCGCGCTCGACGCCGCCGGACGTCAGCGCACGCGCATCCTCGCGTACTCGGCGAAGTACGCGTCGTCGTTCTACGGACCGTTCCGCGATGCCGTGGGCTCCGCGTCGAACCTCGCGGGCGGCGACAAGTACACCTACCAGATGGATCCCGCGAACGGCGACGAAGCGTTGCGCGAGGTCGCGCTCGACATCGACGAGGGCGCCGACATGGTGATGGTGAAGCCGGGACTCCCCTACCTCGACATCGTGCGGCGCGTGAAGGAGCGCTTCGGCATGCCGACCGCGGTCTACCAGGTGTCCGGCGAGTACGCGATGCTGAAGGCCGCCGCGGAGCGGGGTTGGCTCGACGAGCGCGCGTGCGTCCTCGAGGCGCTCACCTCCATGAAGCGCGCGGGCGCGGACGCGATCCTCACCTATTTCGCGCTCGACGCCGCGCGGTGGCTGGCGGCGCCGGGACGGTAA
- a CDS encoding YihA family ribosome biogenesis GTP-binding protein, with protein sequence MTKRGIVAEKAAPDPKVLRGAEFIIAAAALGQLPPPGPPEVAFAGRSNAGKSSAINALAGRNRLAFASRTPGRTQQIVLFGLPSGAIIADLPGYGYAAVSRSVKRSWQQVLATYVSTRPTLVGLVLVIDARHGLKPMDLALLDGYLPSGRPVAVLATKSDKLTRSDAAKAAAAIRRDLTRHFGDQGAAVEVITFSASARIGLAEADAVLARFLS encoded by the coding sequence ATGACCAAACGCGGCATTGTAGCCGAGAAGGCCGCGCCCGATCCCAAGGTGCTGCGCGGTGCCGAGTTCATCATCGCTGCCGCGGCCCTGGGGCAGTTGCCGCCGCCCGGACCGCCCGAGGTGGCGTTCGCCGGGCGGTCGAACGCGGGAAAGTCGAGCGCGATCAACGCGCTCGCCGGCCGGAACCGGCTCGCCTTCGCGAGCCGCACGCCGGGACGCACGCAGCAGATCGTGCTGTTCGGCCTGCCGTCGGGCGCGATCATCGCCGACCTGCCGGGCTACGGTTACGCGGCGGTGTCGCGCTCGGTCAAGCGTTCGTGGCAGCAGGTGCTCGCGACCTACGTCTCGACCCGGCCCACGCTCGTCGGCCTCGTGCTGGTCATCGACGCGCGCCACGGCCTGAAGCCGATGGACCTCGCGCTCCTCGACGGATACCTGCCTTCGGGACGGCCCGTCGCGGTGCTGGCGACGAAGTCCGACAAGCTCACACGTTCCGACGCGGCGAAGGCTGCCGCGGCGATCAGGCGCGATCTCACCCGACACTTCGGTGATCAGGGCGCGGCGGTCGAGGTGATCACCTTCTCCGCGAGCGCGCGGATCGGGCTCGCGGAAGCGGACGCGGTGCTCGCGCGCTTTCTGTCGTGA
- a CDS encoding cytochrome c4, which translates to MKRTLLLAVAIGLPAFAVAQAPAKPDLAKARDTVNQVCAACHGTDGTSALPANPSLAGMPADYITAQLAHFKSGVRQNAIMQGFASTLTDADMVSLGAFFASQPSKPNIAKDASLVRLGQKLWRAGDAATGVPACSACHGPTGAGIPKLYPRIGGQWSDYTLVQLKAFKAGERGMDKAGKDVQGRIMHGVAQGLTEEQMRALAEYAQGLR; encoded by the coding sequence ATGAAACGCACGCTGCTCCTGGCCGTCGCCATCGGCCTGCCGGCGTTCGCCGTCGCGCAAGCGCCCGCCAAGCCCGACCTCGCGAAGGCGCGCGACACGGTCAACCAGGTGTGCGCCGCCTGCCACGGCACCGACGGCACGAGCGCCCTTCCCGCGAATCCTTCGCTCGCCGGGATGCCGGCCGACTATATCACCGCCCAACTGGCGCACTTCAAGAGCGGCGTGCGGCAGAACGCGATCATGCAGGGGTTCGCCTCGACGCTGACCGACGCTGACATGGTGTCGCTCGGCGCGTTTTTCGCGTCGCAGCCGTCGAAACCGAACATCGCGAAGGATGCCTCGCTGGTGCGTCTCGGCCAGAAGCTGTGGCGCGCGGGCGATGCGGCGACCGGCGTCCCCGCATGCAGCGCGTGCCACGGACCGACCGGCGCCGGCATCCCGAAGCTCTACCCGCGCATCGGCGGGCAGTGGTCGGACTACACGCTCGTGCAACTCAAGGCGTTCAAGGCCGGCGAACGCGGCATGGACAAGGCCGGCAAGGACGTGCAGGGCCGCATCATGCACGGCGTCGCCCAGGGCCTCACCGAAGAACAGATGCGCGCGCTCGCGGAGTACGCGCAGGGCCTGCGCTGA